A region of Oryctolagus cuniculus chromosome 3, mOryCun1.1, whole genome shotgun sequence DNA encodes the following proteins:
- the CCL20 gene encoding C-C motif chemokine 20 isoform X1 — MTCGSKSLLLSALMSLLLLHLCSKLEAASNFDCCLRYTECRIHPRFIVGFTQQLANEACDINAIILHTKKNLSVCADPKKEWVKRVVHILSNRVKKM, encoded by the exons ATGACGTGTGGTAGCAAATCTTTACTTCTGTCTGCATTGATGTCATTGCTGCTACTGCATCTCTGCAGCAAGTTGGAAG CAGCAAGTAACTTTGACTGCTGCCTTCGGTATACAGAATGTAGAATTCATCCCAGATTTATCGTGGGCTTCACACAGCAGCTGGCCAATGAAGCGTGTGACATCAATGCTATCAT CCTTCACACAAAGAAAAATTTGTCTGTGTGTGCAGATCCGAAGAAGGAATGGGTGAAAAGAGTTGTGCATATCCTCAG tAACAGAGTCAAGAAGATGTAA
- the CCL20 gene encoding C-C motif chemokine 20 isoform X2 produces MTCGSKSLLLSALMSLLLLHLCSKLEASNFDCCLRYTECRIHPRFIVGFTQQLANEACDINAIILHTKKNLSVCADPKKEWVKRVVHILSNRVKKM; encoded by the exons ATGACGTGTGGTAGCAAATCTTTACTTCTGTCTGCATTGATGTCATTGCTGCTACTGCATCTCTGCAGCAAGTTGGAAG CAAGTAACTTTGACTGCTGCCTTCGGTATACAGAATGTAGAATTCATCCCAGATTTATCGTGGGCTTCACACAGCAGCTGGCCAATGAAGCGTGTGACATCAATGCTATCAT CCTTCACACAAAGAAAAATTTGTCTGTGTGTGCAGATCCGAAGAAGGAATGGGTGAAAAGAGTTGTGCATATCCTCAG tAACAGAGTCAAGAAGATGTAA